CCGGGATGACGCCCCGGCCGGCTGCCCGCCGCGACGCCCGGCCCTGGCCGGTCGATGACCTCGCTCCGCTCGGTCATGCAGTGCAGCCTACGCGCAGGGTTACTCAGGAGTAACGTGAGGAACCTCGCACCGGGCCGCGCCGCCCTGAGCACACACCTTAGGGCGAAGCAACGGATCAGCGCTGGTCAGGGGGACGCGTCGCGGCCCGGGCCGGACTCAGCGCCAGCGGGAGAGCACGATCAGGGAGGCGACCATGGCCCCGAAACCGACGGCGAGGTTCCAGTAGCCCCACGCGGCGACCGGGTACGCCTGCTCTGAGAGGTAGTACACGACCAGCCAGGCGATGCCGGCCGCGATCAGCGAGACCGCCAGGATCGGCAGCCAGACCGGGCTGGGCTTACGCGTCGCCGCCGAGGCCGTCGGACGGACATCCGTCGGCGGGGTGTACACCTTCTTCTTGCGGACCTGTGACTTGGGCACGACGCTCTCTCCAGAGGGGTTACGACCTCGTCCGGCCTGACAACCGGGCGCGAGGGCGACGGTCCATGGCCAATAATGTTCGACAGCTAGCGTAGTCCCGATGACCCGTTCAGGCCATGAATGAGGCGGACCGGATGCGCGCAGTGACCGAAAAGAGCGGAACTGGTCCGGTGCCGAACCTGTTCTGACGGGTGGACACCGGGGGAAGGAGCGCTCTGTGGAGTACACATCCGGCGCCGCGTCCTGGCAGAAGGCGCTCCGGCGGGCCGTCGTCGGGCTGCTGCCCCGCCGGCCACGGCAGCGCCGGCCGGGCTGGTCGGTCGGCGTACCGCTGATCGCCGCCGCGGCCGGGCTGCTCTTCACCACCACCGCCACCACCGCCGGGGGCACCGCGCTGCGCGAGGACCGCCGGCCCCAGCTCACCCAGTTGATCGACGGCGCCCGGGACCGGGTGGCGGCCAGCGAGGACCGGGCGGCGGAGCTGCGGGCCGACGTGGAACGGCGGACGGAGGAGCTCGCCGGCACCGACCAGCCGATCGCCGACGAGCAGGGCCGGGCGGCGGCCAACCGGCAGGCGGCCGGGTTCACCGCGCTCACCGGCGCCGGGGTGACCGTGGAGCTGGACGACGCCCGCCGGCTGGAGACCCTGCCCGAAGGGGCGAGCAACGACGACCTGGTCGTCCACCAGGGGGACGTCCAGGCGGTGGTCAACGCGCTCTGGGCGGGCGGCGCGGAGGCGATGTCAATCATGAACGTCCGTGTGCTGACCACCAGCGCGGTACGCTGCGTGGGTAACACCCTGCTGCTGCACGGCCGGGTGTACTCCCCACCGTTCAAGATCGTAGCAATCGGCGATGCGGACGCCCTCCAGCGGGCCCTCGCCAACTCCAAGGGAGTCCGGTTGTTCAAGGACGCGGTCGACCACTACCAGCTCGGCTACCGCGAGACCGTCTCCACGGTCACCGTGCCGGCGTTCGAGGGTTCGACGGCGCTCCGCTCGGCGAAGGTGCCGAGGTGACGGGTATGTCCGACGACTGGCGTGCCGGCGGCTCCGGCCGGCGGCACCGCGCCGACGACACGGACGGCCCCACGGACTTCCTCCCCTCGTCGGACCGGCCGGGCCCGCCGCCGTCGGACCGACCTTGCACGCCGCCGGTGATCCGGCCGGGTACGCCGCCCCAGTCGTCGCCGGCCTCCCGCGGCCCGTGGCCGGCCCCGGTTCCGCCTCGGCGCACCGCTCCGCCCGCCGGGCCGCCCCGCTGGCCCGGCAACCTGTCGGATGCCGGCGCCCCGCCCCGCTGGCCCGGTAGCCCGACCGGCGACGGTCCGGGGCGGAACACCGGTGGCGGCGCCAGGACGACCACCCCCCCACCGCCGACACCGGCTCCCGACCAGCGTCCCACTGTCAGCCCGGGCGGTGAACGACCCACCGCCGGCCCCGCCGGCCAGCGTCCCGGCGGCGGCGTGGAGGGGCCGACCGTGGTCATCGCCACGGTCGGGACCCGCGACGACGACTCGACGGCGCTGATCCCGGCGGTGAGCGGTGACCGACCGCGCCAGCCGGCCGACCGGCCGACGGCCGCCGCGCCCATGACCGGACCGACGGCCGCCGCGCCCATGGCCGGGCCGACGGCCGCCGCGCCCATGGCCGGGCCGCCGCCGGAAGCCCCCGGCCTCGACTCGACCGCCCTGATGGGCGCCGTTCCGCGGCTGCCGGCCCGCGACGACGAGCCGGCGGGCGACCGGGGCCTGACCGACGCCCCGCCCGTGCCCCGGCGCGGTGAGCGGGTGGTGCAGTTGCGCCCGGAGCAGACCGGCGAGGGCTACCGGAGCGTCTACTCGGAGCTGACCCGTCCCACCTTCTGGTCCCGGCTGCGCACCGGCATCCGCGTCGGCGGCGAGCTGCTGATCACCTTCGGCCTGGTGGTGCTGCTGTTCGCCGGGTACGAGGTGTGGGGCAAGTCGGCGATCGTCGACGCCCACCAGGACGACCTCAGCCAGCAGTTGGAGCAGGCCTGGGGCCCCAGCGGCGACCCCACGGTCGCCCCGTCGGCGAGCCCGCCCCCCGGTCCGAAGGCCCCGCCTGGCGGCAAGCCGATCGCCGGCCTCTACATCCCCAAGCTCGACAAGAGCTGGGTGGTGGTCGAGGGCGTCACCCAGAAGGACATCCGGTACGCCCCGGGCCACTACCCGACCAGCGCCATGCCGGGTGAGGTGGGCAACTTCTCGGTCGCCGGGCACCGTAACCGGGCCACCTTCTGGCGGTTGGACGAGCTGGCCGACGGCGACGCCATCGTGGTCGAGGGCAAGAACGAGTGGTACGTGTACCACGTCTCGGAGTCCCGGATCGTCAAGCCGTCCCAGGTCGAGGTGGTCGCCCCGGTCCCCGGGCGGCCCGGGGCCAAGCCGAGCAGGCGGATGCTCACCCTGACCACCTGCAATCCGAAGTTCGACAACTACCAACGCCTGATCATCCACGCCGAGCTGAACCGTACCCAGGCCAAGTCGGCGGGTCGACCGGCCGAGCTGGGAGGCTGACCCGGTGTACGCGTGGATCTGGCGGAAGCTGCCCTTCGGTCTGCCCGGCAAGCTGGCCGGTTCGGTGCTGCTCGCCTCGGCGATGGTCGCTCTGCTCTGGTACGTCGTCTTCCCCTGGGCCGAGCCGTTGCTCCCGTTCGACGACGTGCAGGTCACCCAGAACGTCGACAGCCCGGGCGGCCCGGCCGGTGGCGACTCCGGCCCCGGCGCCGGCGACCAGCCGGCCGGCGACGAGCACGATCTGCCGTACGACACCGACCAGAACAACACCCCGCCCCCCTCCCCGCAGAGGTGAGTCGATGCGCGTACTGGTGATCGACAACTACGACTCGTTCGTCTTCAACCTGGTCCAGTATCTCGGCCAGCTCGGCGTGGACTGCGACGTCCGGCGTAACGACGAGATCAGCGTCGACGAGGTCGGCCGGCTCGGCGCGGCCGGTGTGCTGCTCTCCCCCGGGCCGGGCAGCCCCGACCGGGCCGGCATCTGTCTGGACGTCGTCCACCGGTACGGCGGCGAGCTGCCGATCTTCGGGGTGTGCCTCGGCCACCAGGCGATCGGCGAGGCGTTCGGGGCCACCGTGGCCCGTGCTCCGGAGCTGCTGCACGGCAAGACCTCGCAGGTCCGGCATTCCTCGACGGGTGTGCTGGCCGGTCTGCCCGACCCGTTCACGGCGACCCGCTACCACTCGCTGGCGGTGCTGCCGGAGACCCTGCCGGAGGAGCTGGAGGTGACCGGCTGGACCGGCTCCGGCGTGGTGATGGCGATGCGGCACCGCACCCTGCCGATCGAGGGCGTGCAGTTCCACCCGGAGTCCGTGTTGACCGAGGGTGGTCATCTGATGCTGGCCAACTGGCTGGCCGCCTGCGGGTTCCGGGCGGCGCTCGACCGCGCGCCGGAGTTGGCCGCCGAGGTGGACGCCCGCCGGTTGGCGGCCTTCGTCACCACCTGACGGGCCCTCGACCCGGTCACGCCCAGCCGGGCTGGCCGCCCCGGTTCGGGCCGGCCCGACCGGTCCCTGCCGGCGCACGGACCGCCGAAGGTTCGTCAGCGCAGCCGGTTGACGTCGTCGCGGGGCGGCAGCGTCGGGAACGGCACTCCGCCACCGCCACCGCCGCCGTCGCTCGGCGTGGGGGTGGGCGTGGTCGGCATGGGCGGCTCGGGCGATTCGGTCGGGTCCGGCTCGGGTTCCGGCTGGCTGACCGTGATGGTCACCGTCTCGCCCACCGCCAGTGAGGCGCCACCCCGGGGGTCCTGACCGGTGACCTCGCCCGCCTCGTCGGCCGGCACCTCCTCGCCCTTGCGGACGTTGACCTTGTAGCCGGCCTTCCGCAGCTCCTCGGTGGCGTCCTCCTGGCTCTCGCCGACCACGTCCGGCACCTCGCGGAGGTTGCCCCGGGAGACCTCGACGACGACCTTGCTGCCGGACTCGACAGTCTGGCCGGACGCCGGGGTCACCTTCGTCACCAGGCCCTCGGTCTTGCCGCTGTTGACGTCCTTCTTCTCCACGGTGAGCCCGAGCGCTTCGAGCTGGGCCTTCACGTTCTCGTACTGGGAGTCGACCAGGCCGGCGGGGATCTTCACCGGCGGCTTGCCGTCGCAGATCTGGAGGGTGACCGTCTCGTTGGGGTTGAGCCGGGTCCCGCCCTCTGGGCTCTGCCGGGCGACGGTGCCCTCCCGGCACTCGGTGTCCAGCACCGGGTCGCCGATCTGCACGGTGAGCCTGGCGGCGGTGAGTTTCGCCTCGGCGGCCTGCCGGGTCTCGCCCAGCACCTGCGGCACCGGGACGCTCTCCTCCCCGCTCTGGTTGAGCAGCAGCCCGGCGACCAGGGCGATCACCGCGAGGACGCCGAGGCCGGCGAGGGTGGCGATGACCCAGGACGAGGCGCGTCGCCGGCGGGGGTCACCGACCCGGGCCGGCCCCTGCTGCCGGGTCTGCGGGCCGGCGGCAGCGGCCGGGAAGGCCGCCGCGGCCGGCGCCGGCCCCATCGCCACCGTCTCGTCCTCGCGCAGCACCGGGGTGGCCGCCACCGGACGGCCGGCGGCGGCCCGCAGCAGGTCGGCGCGCATCTCCCCGGCGCTCTGGTAGCGGTTGAGCGGGTTCTTCGACAGCGCCTTGAGCACGATCGCGTCGATCGACGGGGTGACGTCCGGGTTGATGTCGCTGGGCGTCGGCGGCGCCTCCCGGACGTGCTGGTAGGCCACGCTGACCGGGCTGTCGCCGACGAACGGGGGATGCCCGCAGAGCAGCTCGAACAGCACGCAACCGGCGGCGTAGACGTCGGAGCGGGCGTCGACCGCCTCGCCCCGGGCCTGCTCGGGGGAGAGGTACTGGGCGGTGCCGATGACCGCGCTGGTCTGCGTCATCGTGGTCGCGCCGCTGGCCAGCGCGCGGGCGATGCCGAAGTCCATCACCTTGACCTGCCCGGTCAGGGTGAGCATCACGTTGCCGGGCTTGATGTCCCGGTGGATGATGCCGTGCCGGTGGCTGAACTCCAGCGCCGCGCACATGTCGGCGGTGATCTCCAGCGCCCGGCGGGGCTGGAGCCGGCCCTCCGCGCCGAGGACCTCTTTCAGGGTGCGCCCGTTGACGAACTCCATGACGATGAACGGGAGCGTCTCGCCGGTCGGCGCGGTCTCCTCGCCGGTGTCGTAGACGGCGACGATCGCGGGGTGGTTGAGCGAGGCGGCGTTCTGCGCCTCGCGACGGAACCGCATCTGGAAGGTGGCGTCGCGGGCCAGGTCGGCCCGGAGCATCTTGATCGCCACGTCCCGGCCGAGCCTCAGGTCACGACCGCGGTGCACCTCGGCCATACCGCCGTAGCCGAGGAGCTCGCCGACCTGGTACCTGCCACCCAGCAGGCGGGCCTGCGCAGTCATCGCGTCTGTCGTCCTTCGCTCGTCGTCTCGTCGCCGCCCGGCACGGGCAGCCCTATCCGACGGTACGACGACCCGGTACCGCCGTCACCCCCGCCGACCGTCGCCACGTCGGACATCACGCCCATCGAACGCGTTCCGCCGCCGTCCTGCATGCTGTAGGTAATCACGCCGGAACAGACCAGGACCAGCACGGCGAGCGCGATGACGGCCAGCACCGTGCGGGCGCTCACGCCGGACGCGGGCGGCGCGGGCGGCGGGCCGGGCTGGCGAGCGTACCCGATGGGGCGGTCCTGCCGCATCGGGGCCGCCGGCACGCTCGCGGCCCCGCGCGGGTAGCCGGGCGGGGCCATCGGCGGGCGCTGGTGGATCGGCGGCTGGGCGGCCGGGCGGGGCTGCGCCATCGGGCGGGGCTGGACAGCCGGCACGGGACGCGGCGGGGACACCGGGGCCGGGGCGGCCGGTCGGGCCGGGGCCGGCGGCCGGGGCTGCTGCTGCGGTACGACAGGTGGCCGGGGCTGCTGCCGTTGCGGCGGGCGGACCTGGGCCCGGGCCGGCGGCATGGCCGGCGAGGCCGGCGCGGCGCTGACCTGCCGGACGCCGCCGCCCGGTCGGCGCTGGTGGTTCAGGGCGGCCTTGATCTGTCGGGCCGCCCCGGCGAGCGCGGCGGCGGTGGGCCAGCGGGCCGCCGGGTCCTTGGCGAGCGCCCGGTCGACGAGCGCCCGGACGGGGGGCGGGATGTCCCCGGGCAGCGGCGGCGGGGCGTCCCGTACGTGCCGCATGGCGATTTCGAGGGGGTTGTCCCCCTCGAACGGGCGGCGGCCGGCCAGGCACTGGTAGGCGACCACCCCGAGGGCGTAGACGTCCGACGCGGGGGTGGCCACCGCGCCGGCCGCCTGCTCCGGTGAGATGTACGAGGCGGTGCCGAGCACCGAGCCGGCGGCGGTGAGCTGGCCGACCAGGTCGGAGCGGGCGATGCCGAAGTCGGTGAGCACCAGCGTGCCGTTCGGTCGGACCAGGAGGTTACCGGGCTTCACGTCGCGGTGCACGATGCCCTTGGCGTGCGCGGCGTGCAGCGCCTCCGCCGCCTGGGCGACCAGCGCCATCGTCCGGGCCGGGGTGAGCCGGCCGACCCGGCCCAGGGTCGACGAGAGGGCGTCCCCCTCGACGTACTCCATGATCAGGAACGCGATCTGCTGGTCGTTGCCGAAGTCGTAGATGTCGACCACGCCCGGGTGGTTGATGGTCGCCATGGTCCGCGCCTCGCCACGGAACCGTTCGGCGAACCCGGGCTCGTCGAGCAGCGCCGGGAGCAGGCTCTTGACCGCGACGACCCGGCCGAGCACCTGGTCGGTGCCGCGCCAGACGTCACCCATGCCACCGCTGGCGATCCGCTCGTCGAGGCGGTAGCGGTTACCGAGCTGGACGCCGGGGCTGAGCATGGTCACCGCCCTCCGGAGTCCGCGATCGCGGCCCGCATGATCTGCCCGGCGATCCGGGCCGCCTCGGCGCTGCCGCCGGAGCCGGCCGACTCCAGCAGCACGCACACCGCCGACACCGGGTTGCCGTTCTTGTCGAGCGCGAAACCGATGAACCAGCCGTGGTCCTCGGTGCCCTCGCCGGCCTGGGCGGTGCCGGTCTTGCCGCCGACGGTGTAGCCGCTGATCCGGGCGTTGCCGCCGGTGCCGTCGGTGACCACGTGGGTCATCATCTCGCGCAGGTCGGCGGCCACCTGGCTGCTGACCGGCTGCCGGAGTTGTTTCGGGTCGGCGGTGTAGTAGCTGGTCGTCCGGTCCGGGCCGAGCAACTGCCGCACCAGGTACGGCCGCATCTGGGTACCGTTGTTCGCCACCGTGGCGGCGATCAGCGCGCCCTGCAGCGGGGTCATCCGGACGTCGAACTGGCCGATCGACGACTGGGCCAGTCCGGCCTGGTTGTCGCTGCCGTCCGGGTTCTGCATGTCACCGGTCCGGCTGGCGGCCACCGGCAGCCCGCGCTCGTCGAGGTGGCCGACGGTCAGGTCCTCCTGCTCGAAGCCGAACTGCCGGGCCTTCTCCTTGATCGTCGACGCCCCGAACCGCACGCCGAGCTGAGCGAACCCGGTGTTGCAGGACTCGGTGACGGCGTTGTCCAGGGTCACCTCGTCCTCCGGGCAGATCGACGGGGCGGCGTTGCGGATCGGTGTGCCGGAGGTGGGCGCGGTGTAGCTCGACCCGGCCGGGATGGCGGTCTCCGGGGTGACGCCGTTCTCCAGGGCGGCGGCGGCGACCACGATCTTGAAAGTCGAGCCGGGCGGCAGCGTCTCGCCCAGCGCCCGGTTCTTCAGCGGCCCGTTCGGATCGCCCTCCAGCTTGTTGTACGCCGCCGAGGCCGCCCGGGTGTCGTGGCTGGCCAGCGGGTTCGGGTCGTAGCTGGGCATCGAGACCAGCGCCTGCACCGCGCCGGTGCGCGGGTCGATGGCGACGGCCGCGCCCTTGGCCACGCCCTCGCGGTTCTCGGTCAACTGCTCGTACGCGGTGTCCTGGGCGCGCTTGGAGATGGTGAGCAGCACGTTGCCGCCGCCGGAGGGCTCACCGGTGAGCCGGAGCATGTCCCGGAACCGGTCGGCGAAGAGCTGGTCGCTGGTGCCGGCGAGGAAGTCGTTCTCGACCCGCTCGATGCCGGTGTCCCCGAGGTTGACCGGCTTGTAGCCCAGCACGTGCGCGTACTTCGGACCGGCCGGGTAGCTGCGCAGGTACTTCAGCGTGCCGTCGGTCTCCTTGCTGGTAGCCACCGGGGTGCCGCCGGCCTCGATGTTGCCGCGCCTGCGCTCGTACTCGGCGACCTGGACCCGGCCGTTGTAGTCGCTGGTGCGGTACTCGTCGGCCTTGTAGCCCTGGATCCAGTTCAGGTTGAGGAAGAGCAGGCCGAACAGGACCATCACGACCACGCCGACCCGGCGGAGCGGTGCGTTCACGGGCGGATCACCTCCGTAGGGGCGCCGTGCAACTGCTCGGGCGGGCCGCCACCGGGGCGGCTGCCCGGGTTGCCGCCGACGCCGGCCGGTCGCCGTCCGGCGTCGGAGATCCGCAGCAGGGTGGCGACCAGCAGCCAGTTCGCCATCAGCGACGAGCCGCCGGCGGAGAGGAACGGGGTGGTCTGGCCGGTGAGCGGGATCAGGCCGCTGATCCCGCCGACGATCACGAAGACCTGGAGGCCGAGGGTGAAGGCGAGACCACCGGCGAGCAGCTTGCCGAACGAGTCCCGCACGGTGAGGGCGGCCCGCAGACCGCGCTGGACGATCAGCAGGTAGACCACCAGCAGCGCGGAGAGACCGAACAGGCCGATCTCCTCGCCGATGCCGGCGAAGATGAAGTCGTTCTGCACCTCGGGCAGCACGTCCGGCGCGCCGCCGCCCGGCCCGGCCCCGAACAGGCCGCCGGTGCCGAGCGCGAGCAGCCCCTGCACGAGCTGGTAGCCGTCGGCCAGCGGGTCGCCGAACGGGTCCAGCCAGATCTCGGCCCGCAGGTAGAAGTTGGCGAACGGGCCGCCGACGGTGCTGCCCAGCAGGTAGGCCAGGTAGGCGCCGCCGAAGAACAGCACCAGACCGATCAGCAGCCAACTGACCCGCTCGGTGGCGATGTAGAGCGTCACCACGAACATGCCGAAGTACAGCAGCGAGGTGCCCAGGTCCTTCTCGAAGACCAGCACCATGAGGCTGATCAGCCAGACCACGACCACCGGGCCGAGATCCCGGCCCCGGGGGAGGTCGACGCCGAGGAAGCGCCGGCTGGCCAGCGACAGCACCTCCCGCTTGCGGACCAGGTAGTACGCGAAGAAGACCAGCAGGGCGAGCTTGGCGAACTCACCGGGCTGGATGGAGAAGCTGCCGATCCGGATCCACAGCTTGGCGCCGTTGATCTCGGAGAACCGGCCGGGCAGCACGGCCGGGATCATCACCAGCACGATGCCGGCGAGCCCGAGCGTGTACGCGTACCGGGAGACCGCCCGGTGGTCCCGCATGATCACCAGCAGCGCGGCGGCCAGGATCACCGACGCCAGCGTCCAGGCCAGTTGCCGGCCGCCGGTGCCGGCGAAGATGGCCAGGTCGGCCCGCTCGGCGGGGGCCGCGTCGGCCAGGTCGAGGCGGCGCAGGAAGCCGACGCCGATCCCGTTGAGCAGCGCCACCGCCGGCAGCAGGGCCGGGTCGGCGAACGGCGCGAAGTAGCGGATCACCACGTGCAGGCCGACGAAGACGACGGTGAGCGCGACCGCCGGCACCCAGAAGTCGCCGGTCACCGTGTCCAGCACGTTCGCCTCTACCGTCGCGCCGTACGCGGCGACCATGGCCATGGCCAGCGCGAGCAGCGACAGCTCCGCGTTGCGCCGGGACCGGGCCAGGCGTACGCCGGGCTGCTCGCCCGTCGTGCCGGGCGAGACTGCCGGAGTGGCCTGGGCGGTCACGGTCGGATCCTCGGGGTCGGGCCGGCGCTCACTCGGGAGACCGGCAGCCCGCCGGCTCGCCCGGCGGAACCGTGTCGGTGGGCAGGGCTTCGGGGGTCGGGGAGACGCCCGGCGACGGGCTGACCGGCGCGGTGGGCCGGACGGTGGCGCGCGGGCTGCCCGGGGCCACGCCGGACGGCGTCGGCGACCCGACCGCGCCGGGCGGCGTGGCGGGTACGGAGGTCGGCGCGGCGGTGGGAACCGGCGGGCAGATCGGCTTGAGGTTCGGGTTCGTCGGGTCGTCGTCGGTCAGCTCGGCCAGCCGACGGGTGGCGTCCGACTGGCTCTTGGCCTGGATGCCCTGCTTGACCCGCTCCTGCGCGGCGAGGGTCAGATCGTCCAGGCTGGCCGGGCTGGTGGCGTGGACGTTGGAGAGGTCCAGCCCGGCGATCTGACCCGGCACGCCCTGGAACACCGCGAGCTGACCGTCGTCGGTGGCCCCGACGTAGTACTGCCGCTGGGTGTACGTGTAGCCGGCGTAGAGGCCGCCGCCGAGCAGGGCGAGCAGCACGACCAGCAGGGCCGCCGTGCGGACCGGCCGGCGCCGGCGGCGTTCCGGCTCGTCGTCGCGGTTGGCGGCCGGCTCCTCGGGCGCCGGCGGCCGGGGGGCGGAGAGCGCCGAGGCGCGGGCCGCGGGCGTGGAGACGTCGGCCGAGGTGGCCATGCCGCGGTCCC
The sequence above is a segment of the Micromonospora sp. WMMD882 genome. Coding sequences within it:
- the pknB gene encoding Stk1 family PASTA domain-containing Ser/Thr kinase, whose protein sequence is MTAQARLLGGRYQVGELLGYGGMAEVHRGRDLRLGRDVAIKMLRADLARDATFQMRFRREAQNAASLNHPAIVAVYDTGEETAPTGETLPFIVMEFVNGRTLKEVLGAEGRLQPRRALEITADMCAALEFSHRHGIIHRDIKPGNVMLTLTGQVKVMDFGIARALASGATTMTQTSAVIGTAQYLSPEQARGEAVDARSDVYAAGCVLFELLCGHPPFVGDSPVSVAYQHVREAPPTPSDINPDVTPSIDAIVLKALSKNPLNRYQSAGEMRADLLRAAAGRPVAATPVLREDETVAMGPAPAAAAFPAAAAGPQTRQQGPARVGDPRRRRASSWVIATLAGLGVLAVIALVAGLLLNQSGEESVPVPQVLGETRQAAEAKLTAARLTVQIGDPVLDTECREGTVARQSPEGGTRLNPNETVTLQICDGKPPVKIPAGLVDSQYENVKAQLEALGLTVEKKDVNSGKTEGLVTKVTPASGQTVESGSKVVVEVSRGNLREVPDVVGESQEDATEELRKAGYKVNVRKGEEVPADEAGEVTGQDPRGGASLAVGETVTITVSQPEPEPDPTESPEPPMPTTPTPTPSDGGGGGGGVPFPTLPPRDDVNRLR
- a CDS encoding cell division protein CrgA, which translates into the protein MPKSQVRKKKVYTPPTDVRPTASAATRKPSPVWLPILAVSLIAAGIAWLVVYYLSEQAYPVAAWGYWNLAVGFGAMVASLIVLSRWR
- a CDS encoding penicillin-binding protein 2; this encodes MNAPLRRVGVVVMVLFGLLFLNLNWIQGYKADEYRTSDYNGRVQVAEYERRRGNIEAGGTPVATSKETDGTLKYLRSYPAGPKYAHVLGYKPVNLGDTGIERVENDFLAGTSDQLFADRFRDMLRLTGEPSGGGNVLLTISKRAQDTAYEQLTENREGVAKGAAVAIDPRTGAVQALVSMPSYDPNPLASHDTRAASAAYNKLEGDPNGPLKNRALGETLPPGSTFKIVVAAAALENGVTPETAIPAGSSYTAPTSGTPIRNAAPSICPEDEVTLDNAVTESCNTGFAQLGVRFGASTIKEKARQFGFEQEDLTVGHLDERGLPVAASRTGDMQNPDGSDNQAGLAQSSIGQFDVRMTPLQGALIAATVANNGTQMRPYLVRQLLGPDRTTSYYTADPKQLRQPVSSQVAADLREMMTHVVTDGTGGNARISGYTVGGKTGTAQAGEGTEDHGWFIGFALDKNGNPVSAVCVLLESAGSGGSAEAARIAGQIMRAAIADSGGR
- a CDS encoding aminodeoxychorismate/anthranilate synthase component II; this translates as MRVLVIDNYDSFVFNLVQYLGQLGVDCDVRRNDEISVDEVGRLGAAGVLLSPGPGSPDRAGICLDVVHRYGGELPIFGVCLGHQAIGEAFGATVARAPELLHGKTSQVRHSSTGVLAGLPDPFTATRYHSLAVLPETLPEELEVTGWTGSGVVMAMRHRTLPIEGVQFHPESVLTEGGHLMLANWLAACGFRAALDRAPELAAEVDARRLAAFVTT
- a CDS encoding DUF881 domain-containing protein is translated as MEYTSGAASWQKALRRAVVGLLPRRPRQRRPGWSVGVPLIAAAAGLLFTTTATTAGGTALREDRRPQLTQLIDGARDRVAASEDRAAELRADVERRTEELAGTDQPIADEQGRAAANRQAAGFTALTGAGVTVELDDARRLETLPEGASNDDLVVHQGDVQAVVNALWAGGAEAMSIMNVRVLTTSAVRCVGNTLLLHGRVYSPPFKIVAIGDADALQRALANSKGVRLFKDAVDHYQLGYRETVSTVTVPAFEGSTALRSAKVPR
- a CDS encoding FtsW/RodA/SpoVE family cell cycle protein, with protein sequence MTAQATPAVSPGTTGEQPGVRLARSRRNAELSLLALAMAMVAAYGATVEANVLDTVTGDFWVPAVALTVVFVGLHVVIRYFAPFADPALLPAVALLNGIGVGFLRRLDLADAAPAERADLAIFAGTGGRQLAWTLASVILAAALLVIMRDHRAVSRYAYTLGLAGIVLVMIPAVLPGRFSEINGAKLWIRIGSFSIQPGEFAKLALLVFFAYYLVRKREVLSLASRRFLGVDLPRGRDLGPVVVVWLISLMVLVFEKDLGTSLLYFGMFVVTLYIATERVSWLLIGLVLFFGGAYLAYLLGSTVGGPFANFYLRAEIWLDPFGDPLADGYQLVQGLLALGTGGLFGAGPGGGAPDVLPEVQNDFIFAGIGEEIGLFGLSALLVVYLLIVQRGLRAALTVRDSFGKLLAGGLAFTLGLQVFVIVGGISGLIPLTGQTTPFLSAGGSSLMANWLLVATLLRISDAGRRPAGVGGNPGSRPGGGPPEQLHGAPTEVIRP
- a CDS encoding serine/threonine-protein kinase, encoding MLSPGVQLGNRYRLDERIASGGMGDVWRGTDQVLGRVVAVKSLLPALLDEPGFAERFRGEARTMATINHPGVVDIYDFGNDQQIAFLIMEYVEGDALSSTLGRVGRLTPARTMALVAQAAEALHAAHAKGIVHRDVKPGNLLVRPNGTLVLTDFGIARSDLVGQLTAAGSVLGTASYISPEQAAGAVATPASDVYALGVVAYQCLAGRRPFEGDNPLEIAMRHVRDAPPPLPGDIPPPVRALVDRALAKDPAARWPTAAALAGAARQIKAALNHQRRPGGGVRQVSAAPASPAMPPARAQVRPPQRQQPRPPVVPQQQPRPPAPARPAAPAPVSPPRPVPAVQPRPMAQPRPAAQPPIHQRPPMAPPGYPRGAASVPAAPMRQDRPIGYARQPGPPPAPPASGVSARTVLAVIALAVLVLVCSGVITYSMQDGGGTRSMGVMSDVATVGGGDGGTGSSYRRIGLPVPGGDETTSEGRQTR
- a CDS encoding class E sortase, which translates into the protein MSDDWRAGGSGRRHRADDTDGPTDFLPSSDRPGPPPSDRPCTPPVIRPGTPPQSSPASRGPWPAPVPPRRTAPPAGPPRWPGNLSDAGAPPRWPGSPTGDGPGRNTGGGARTTTPPPPTPAPDQRPTVSPGGERPTAGPAGQRPGGGVEGPTVVIATVGTRDDDSTALIPAVSGDRPRQPADRPTAAAPMTGPTAAAPMAGPTAAAPMAGPPPEAPGLDSTALMGAVPRLPARDDEPAGDRGLTDAPPVPRRGERVVQLRPEQTGEGYRSVYSELTRPTFWSRLRTGIRVGGELLITFGLVVLLFAGYEVWGKSAIVDAHQDDLSQQLEQAWGPSGDPTVAPSASPPPGPKAPPGGKPIAGLYIPKLDKSWVVVEGVTQKDIRYAPGHYPTSAMPGEVGNFSVAGHRNRATFWRLDELADGDAIVVEGKNEWYVYHVSESRIVKPSQVEVVAPVPGRPGAKPSRRMLTLTTCNPKFDNYQRLIIHAELNRTQAKSAGRPAELGG